The Arthrobacter sp. Marseille-P9274 DNA segment CACCGGGGATGCCCCAGGTTCCGCCGAAGTGGCTCCACGTGGCGCGGTGCTGGAGCAGCACGCCGCGGTCCCGGTCCACGGCGAGCAGTCCGGCTGAGCCGAACAGGCCCCACATCCGCGTGCCGTCCGGGCCGACCGCCCAGGCGTCTCCGGGGTCCCTCGGGCCTTGGAAGGTCGGCGGTCGGGTGTCTCCGGCGGTCATTCCCCTAGCTTTTCACAGCTGTCAAGGATTCCGGCCGGTCTTCGGGGGGTCAGGGCCGGCGGCGCGAGGACCAGACGAGATAGCCGCCGAGGGCTCCCACTCCGCCGATTCCCGCACTGAAGAGCGCCTTCGGCCAGTTGCGCCACTGCGCCGGCTGGCCTGCCACGAGTTCGCCGATCGCGTTGATCAGCGCGGCGGCGAGAAGCCCGGCGACAATGCGGTTGCCCGAGCGCTCCAGCCGGGCGGCGATCGAGTCCAGCTCGGAGGTCCGCAGGTGGACGTCGATCCCGCCGCGCTCCAGCAGCTCCGCCGCCCGCCGCACCAGCGCGGGTGCATCCGCGCCGAGCCGGAGCGCGTCCGTGCCCAGCTGCTTCAGCCGCTCGGCGATGGCGGCCGGGGTGAAGGATTCGAGCACGACCCTGCGGGCGAACGGCTCCACCTCCGCCATGATCTCGAATCCGGGGTCCAATTGCTTGCCCAGCCCGTCCGCCATGATCAGCATTTTCAGCAGCAGCGCGGTCTCCCGGGGCAGCCTCAAATGGTGCTGGCGCAGCAGGCCGACCACTTGGGTGATGATCGGCACCACCGGAATCTCCGCGACCGGCCGGCCCGCGTAGCGGTGCAGCATCCGCGCGATGTCCGCTTCCAGCCCCGGGGCGTTCCGGGTAGACGAAGTCCCGCACATCTGCACCAGCGCCTCGGTCAGCCGCGGCGCGTCCTGTTCGACGACGGCAAGCAGCATCTTCACGAGCCGCGCCTTGAGCGTGTCCGAGATCCGCCCGACCATCCCGAAATCGATGATGCCCAGCCGGCCGTCCGCTTCGATGAAGAAGTTGCCCGGATGCGGGTCGGCGTGGAAGAAGCCGTCCTCGAAGACCATTTTGAGCAGCACGCCGGCGGCCTGCCCGGCCAGCATGCGCGGATCGTGCCCGGCCTCCTCCAAGGCCCGGACGTCGTTGATCTTGATTCCGCTGATGCGTTCCAAGGTCAGCACCCGCGAGGTCGTGGCCTCCTCGAAAACCTTGGGGATGTGGACGCGGCTGTCGCTGGCGAAGTTTTCCGCGAACTGTTCGGCGTTGTGCGCCTCCTGCAGGTAGTCCAGCTCGGCCCGCAGCGTCTGCGAAAACTCGTCGACGAAATCGGACACGCGGTAGTCGGCCGCCGCGGCGGAGGCCTGCTCCGCGCGCTTGGCCAGTTCCGCCATGATTTCCAGATCCAGGTTGACCTGCTCGACGACGCCGGGGCGCCGCACCTTGACAACGACTTCCGTTCCGCCAAGCCGTGCCGCGTGCGCCTGGCCGATGGAGCCGGTGGCCAGCGGGGCTTCCTGCAGGCCGGCCAGCAGGTTCCCGGCCCCGCTCAGTTCGTCCGCGATGACGGCCCTGATGTCCGCTGCAGGCACGGGCGGGGAACCGTCCTGAAGCTTGCCGAGTTCGGCCGCATACTCCGGCGGCAGGATGTCCGACCGGGTGGACATGATCTGCCCGAATTTGATGTAGACGGCACCGAGCCGTTCCAGCGTCAGCCGGACCCGTTCCGGCAGGGCCGCCCGGTCCCGCAGCGGGTGCCGGGTGAACGGCGCATAACCGTCGAACGGAAAATGCCGGTCCAGGCCCAGATAGCCCAGCGCGACGCCCAGCCCCTGGGAGCTCAGGGTTTCCATGATTTCCCGGAACCGGTCCCGCCGCGCGCTCATGCCGCGGCCTTCTGCTGTTGCTGCGTCACGCCAGCCAGCCTACACGGGACCCAGTAGGCGTGCCGGGGCCCCTAGCCCCATCCGGCGAGCCGGAGCAGGGCGGCCGCCGCGGCGCCGGCAATAACGACGACGAGGAACGGGGCGCGCAGCAGGAGCGCGGCGGCGGCGGCGAGCAGGGCTCCGACCCGCGCATCGAGAGTGAGCTGCTGGCCGCTGGAAAAGGCGTTGACCATGGTGAGCGAGGC contains these protein-coding regions:
- a CDS encoding AzlD domain-containing protein — encoded protein: MSLWFWILAACVISYATKFAGYLVPAKWMKNERMSRIAATLTIGLLASLTMVNAFSSGQQLTLDARVGALLAAAAALLLRAPFLVVVIAGAAAAALLRLAGWG
- a CDS encoding AarF/ABC1/UbiB kinase family protein is translated as MSARRDRFREIMETLSSQGLGVALGYLGLDRHFPFDGYAPFTRHPLRDRAALPERVRLTLERLGAVYIKFGQIMSTRSDILPPEYAAELGKLQDGSPPVPAADIRAVIADELSGAGNLLAGLQEAPLATGSIGQAHAARLGGTEVVVKVRRPGVVEQVNLDLEIMAELAKRAEQASAAAADYRVSDFVDEFSQTLRAELDYLQEAHNAEQFAENFASDSRVHIPKVFEEATTSRVLTLERISGIKINDVRALEEAGHDPRMLAGQAAGVLLKMVFEDGFFHADPHPGNFFIEADGRLGIIDFGMVGRISDTLKARLVKMLLAVVEQDAPRLTEALVQMCGTSSTRNAPGLEADIARMLHRYAGRPVAEIPVVPIITQVVGLLRQHHLRLPRETALLLKMLIMADGLGKQLDPGFEIMAEVEPFARRVVLESFTPAAIAERLKQLGTDALRLGADAPALVRRAAELLERGGIDVHLRTSELDSIAARLERSGNRIVAGLLAAALINAIGELVAGQPAQWRNWPKALFSAGIGGVGALGGYLVWSSRRRP